The DNA region CCAATAAAGCCGTGACAGAATACGGGCGGTTAGATACTTGGGTACATGCAGCAGCGACAGGTATACTAGCACCTTTTGAGAAAATTACACCACAGGAATTTGCACGAGTTGTTGATGTCACCTTAATGGGACAAGTATACGGCGCAATGGTTGCGTTACCTTATTTGAAGCGTGAGGGACGTGGGGCATTAATTCATATATCTTCTATGGAGGGTAGGCGGAGTCTGCCATTACAAAGCCCGTATTCCACCGCCAAGCATGGTTTGGAAGGATTTTTAGAAGCTTTACGCGTCGAGTTGGAACATGAAAAATTATCCATCAGCGTTACTTCTATACTGCCTTCAGTCATCAATACACCTTACTACAATAAGGTTCGTACCAAACTAGGGGTTAAACCTACAGGAATTCCGCCGTACTACCAGCCTGATATTGTTGTTGACGCCATTCTTTATGCAGCCGAACATCCCACACGTGATTTTGTTGTTGGGGATGTGGGTAAAATTTTAGATTTGCTACAAAAAGTTTCGCCTTCTTTAGTAGATTCACTGTTGCTACTTGTGGGTTTTGCCGGGCAGCGTACAAGTGAACCAAAGTCAGAGGATGCACCAGACAATGTTTTTGCTCCCATCTCAGGCTATGACAGAGTTGAGGGAGATTTTAGTAATCTTGCAATTCCAACTTTCCTAGATTGGTTGGATATGAATCCATACCTGAAATGGGGTGCTTTAGCATTCACGGCATTTGCTGTATTTGGTACTGCCATGTTTCTGGATGGATGGCATTCCAGAAATGAAGCTTGATTTTTTTAATTGGCGATCGCACGCTCATCTCATACCATTTCACGTTAATCACGATACATATAAATCATGTAGAGGCATCTCATGGCACGTCTCTACAAAAAGATATGTTTCACCTTTAGAGGAAATTGGTATCAGTTTATAAATAAAATCAATAACCTCCTTAGCATTAGCCCAAGGAGGTTATCACTCAATCACGTCTGATCAAATTGCTAAAGAATAGAATTAAAGTTTTGTTTTATTATATTGTCGGCGTTCTGGTCTGTTCTTGGGTAATCTTCGCAAGGGTAATATCTCAGCTTCACTACTCTCCCGTGCTACCCGAATCAATAACCCAGCTGCTACTAGACTAGCCATCATAGAATTACCACCATAACTAAACATCGGTAATGGCAAACCAGTAGTTGGTAAGGCACCTGTAGCAACACCAATGTGGAGTAATGATTGTCCTACAATCAAAATAGTTATGCCGATCGCCACAAGTCGATTGATGGGATGAGTTGTTTTGAGAGCAACAATTAGTCCTAAGGTGGCAAACATCGCTAAAATAAACAGCAACACCATACTGCCAACAAAGCCAAATTCTTCAGCAAACACCGCAAAAATAAAATCGGTGTCTTGAATTGGTAAGTAAAATAGCTTTTGTTGAGAAAGCCCAAATCCAGCACCCCAAGTGCCACCAGAAGCTACTGCTAGCAAACTTTGCACTAGCTGATAGCCATCTCCCGTAGCATCAGCCCAAGGATTGAGGAATGACATTACCCGTTTGCGCTGGTACTCTTTGATGCTGATACTAAGTACTGCTAAGGCAACTCCCCCAATTGCTGTTCCTCCCAAGTATTTGTAGGGCAATCCAGCTGCTAAGGCAATTAGCCAAATAGTCATACCGCAAAGTGCGGTAGTACTCAAGTTAGGTTGTGCCAAAATCCCCAAAATGACAAGAAAAAAAATACCCAACCAAGTGAAGCGAACACGCCAACTTAGTCTATCCCATTGACCAAAAAGTCGTGCGCTTTGTAGCACCAAAAATGGTTTAATCAATTCAGAAGGCTGAATTGGAATTGGCCCAAGAGCAATCCAACGAGAGGCATCAAAAGCTTTTTTACCTAGCCCTGGTACTAGGGTAAGAAAAATAAACCC from Chlorogloeopsis sp. ULAP01 includes:
- a CDS encoding SDR family oxidoreductase — protein: MQLKPINQQVVAIMGASSGIGRLAALKFAQRGAKVVVAARSEPGLKSLVDEIRSSGGEAISVVADVSEFEQVKAVANKAVTEYGRLDTWVHAAATGILAPFEKITPQEFARVVDVTLMGQVYGAMVALPYLKREGRGALIHISSMEGRRSLPLQSPYSTAKHGLEGFLEALRVELEHEKLSISVTSILPSVINTPYYNKVRTKLGVKPTGIPPYYQPDIVVDAILYAAEHPTRDFVVGDVGKILDLLQKVSPSLVDSLLLLVGFAGQRTSEPKSEDAPDNVFAPISGYDRVEGDFSNLAIPTFLDWLDMNPYLKWGALAFTAFAVFGTAMFLDGWHSRNEA
- a CDS encoding FtsW/RodA/SpoVE family cell cycle protein; this encodes MNLRRLIPLFDNTVSSWALEARLLRWLTLVWLFFGLVILFSASYPVADARHDDGLYYFKRQLIWVFVALILFNITVNLPLRKILGISHWFVFLLLGFIFLTLVPGLGKKAFDASRWIALGPIPIQPSELIKPFLVLQSARLFGQWDRLSWRVRFTWLGIFFLVILGILAQPNLSTTALCGMTIWLIALAAGLPYKYLGGTAIGGVALAVLSISIKEYQRKRVMSFLNPWADATGDGYQLVQSLLAVASGGTWGAGFGLSQQKLFYLPIQDTDFIFAVFAEEFGFVGSMVLLFILAMFATLGLIVALKTTHPINRLVAIGITILIVGQSLLHIGVATGALPTTGLPLPMFSYGGNSMMASLVAAGLLIRVARESSEAEILPLRRLPKNRPERRQYNKTKL